The window TCAAACCATGTTGTCATCGCTGCAGTGGGCGGGTTACCAAGTCAAAAACATCTGGGGCGAAGGCGGCCACAATGGCAAACACGGCGCCGCGATCTTTGCCGACGCAATGAAGTGGCTGTGGAAGAACTTTGATCAACCCATCGAAACCAACGTTTCAGAACATCCGGAAATCAAAGACCGCTTGATCGAAGGCGAATCGTGGAAACTGGTCAGTGAAGGTCACAAGTACACCGAAGGCCCCGCGGTCGCACCCAATGGCGACGTGTACTTCATCGATGGACCACGAGGCGAAATTTGGAAGATCGCTGCAGGCACTGAAAAAGCGACCAAGTTTGCCGACGACATGCCCGGCGTCAGCGCGTTGATGTTCGATGCTGTCGGTCGTCTCTACTGCGCACGAAACAAAGCCCTGACGGTGACGCGAATCGATCCCGATGGCAGTCGCACCGATCTGTGCTCGGGCGTTTCCTGCAACGACTTGGTGGTGCTCGAACACGGCATCTACTTCACCGGCCCCACGGAACAAGTGGTGTGGTATCTGCCAATCGACGCCGATGGCAATCCTCGTGGTGACGGCAAGCCGATCCAAGCTGGCAAAGGTCCTAAGAAACCAAACGGATTGATCGTCACTCCCGATCGACGTTTCCTGATGGTCGTCGATGCAGAAGGCCGTTACGTGTGGTCGTACAAAATCAACTCGGCAACAGGAGAACTGCTGTTTGGCCAGCCCTACAGTTACGTCCACACGCCGCAAGACGACATGATCGGCGGTGCCGACGGCGTCACGATGACGAAAGACGGATCGCTCTTGGTCGCTACGAAACTGGGCATTCAAATCATCGATCCGCCTGGCCGAGTCCACCTGATCCTCACCCGTCCCAGCTTGTCGGGCAAACTTTCCAACTGTGTGCTGGCGGGCAACAACATGTCGACTCTGTACGTCACTTGTGGCAGCAAAGTGTTTTCAAGAGAGACCAAACTCGACGGCATCGTCCCTTGGCAACCCGCCGTTCAACCACCCAAGCCCAGACTGTAGCTTGGGAGATGTGTGACTCTTCTCATTGGCCACCGGCGTTCTTCAACTTCGCATTGAACAACGCCCAAGAATCCATTCCAGGTCACCCGACACATAACAACCAGTTGATTGAGTCGCCTTTCAATGTCTCCAATGAGCCGCCTGGGCGTTAGCCCCGGTTCCTTCTGCTAGAACCGAGGCGGACGCCGACAAGGCTAGGCAGGTCGGCAGGAATGATTGGGTAGAACCTCACGTAGGCGAGTCGCTCTGAGGCTCGCAAATGACAGCGTCTCGGAGAGACGCCGCTACGTGATCAAGCCCAATGACTCGCGCTCACGTGCTTAAGTAGTAAAACAAGTGGCATAGGCTTCCAGTCTGTGATTGCGCTGAACACAGGCTGGAAGCCTATGCCACTTATTCATTGTTGAACGACGCAACTACAAAACTCACTGAGGGGCAACAGTTGACGAAACGAGAGATGGATCAAAAGGCGGCGATCATGACTGTGATCGAGCACCTCGGGAACATTCCACCAGGCACGAAGTGTTCGGCGGTGCTGTTTGACACCGAAAGAATCCGCCGCGAAAAAGAGTTCTACGCGAAGCTCTACAGCGAGAATGGCGTGCACGACCTGGAGATCCTGCAAGCGATGGTGGCCGCGAATGTGCCCGACGATCCCTACTGGTTGGTCTCTTTAAAAACCAGCGACGGAGCGATGGGAGACATCACCCAACTGCACCGAGTCGACGACCGCACCGGAAAGATCATCCCCGACCCGGTCTAGCAGGCTGTTGATTTATTGAGCCGCACCGCGTTAGCGGCGGTTGATTAGACGCCAACCGGGGCTAACGCCCAACGGCTAATGATTGTCATTCGGTATGCGACTAAATCAACAGCCTGCTAGCCATTCCAAGAACATCCAACCGTCAAACCATCCCGAACATCCATCTTCGACTCATACCCGCAATGCGGCCCGAACCAAGCAGCAACACCATGCCGCTCCGGCAACACATGCTGCGGGTGCCTGCCAACGCTCGGCTCAGTAGACATCGAAATCTGTTTGCTCCGCGTTTTCCCATTCCCGTTGAACATACTCCGCAGCTTCTTGGGGGACCTTCAAGTCAAAGTTTGGATCACGGTCATCGTTCACCGTTTCATACTCGCTTCTGAGCACATTGGGACGA of the Rhodopirellula baltica SH 1 genome contains:
- a CDS encoding 3'-5' exoribonuclease; the protein is MDQKAAIMTVIEHLGNIPPGTKCSAVLFDTERIRREKEFYAKLYSENGVHDLEILQAMVAANVPDDPYWLVSLKTSDGAMGDITQLHRVDDRTGKIIPDPV
- a CDS encoding SMP-30/gluconolactonase/LRE family protein; protein product: MTFAIHRCVHSRRPQSFTAFVAGSSAQILFALLLLPAMVTPAQESYPVHPDTVAKDGVPRGVVTAHRFTDSTIYPGTERDYFVYVPAQYDQSSPAALMVFQDGAKYVRENGEYRIHHVFDNLIHRGEMPVTIAVCINPGVVPGGEGAQDRFNRSFEYDTVSDRYASFLIDELLPEVRKSYAITEDPNLRAIGGSSSGAIAAFGVAWHRSDQFRRVFSTVGTYVGLRGGDEYPVLVRKHEPKPLRVFLQDGSNDLNIYGGSWWNANQTMLSSLQWAGYQVKNIWGEGGHNGKHGAAIFADAMKWLWKNFDQPIETNVSEHPEIKDRLIEGESWKLVSEGHKYTEGPAVAPNGDVYFIDGPRGEIWKIAAGTEKATKFADDMPGVSALMFDAVGRLYCARNKALTVTRIDPDGSRTDLCSGVSCNDLVVLEHGIYFTGPTEQVVWYLPIDADGNPRGDGKPIQAGKGPKKPNGLIVTPDRRFLMVVDAEGRYVWSYKINSATGELLFGQPYSYVHTPQDDMIGGADGVTMTKDGSLLVATKLGIQIIDPPGRVHLILTRPSLSGKLSNCVLAGNNMSTLYVTCGSKVFSRETKLDGIVPWQPAVQPPKPRL